From a region of the Laspinema palackyanum D2c genome:
- a CDS encoding class I SAM-dependent methyltransferase has protein sequence MTHPEIIKKQKLFDRWASTYDILFTTIFYQALHKRLLDYLHLPDSPNVLDLGCGTGRLLDRLAEEFPTLRGTGFDLSPEMIHQARQKKRDRHRPRLIFIQGNAEQLPFTDQQFDTVFNTISFLHYPNPSRVLSEVNRVLSPRGKYYLVDFTPLGQNMSHALGVSPANIYLYSRQRREQLGREARLQCQGHYSLLGPVWLTIFTKI, from the coding sequence GTGACTCACCCGGAAATCATCAAAAAACAAAAACTTTTTGACCGTTGGGCATCGACTTACGATATCCTGTTTACGACTATCTTTTATCAAGCCCTGCATAAAAGATTACTGGATTATCTGCACTTGCCCGACTCTCCCAATGTGCTAGACCTCGGATGCGGAACGGGTCGATTGCTCGATCGCCTTGCCGAGGAATTTCCCACCCTACGCGGCACCGGATTTGACCTTTCCCCCGAGATGATTCACCAAGCGAGACAAAAAAAGCGCGATCGCCATCGTCCCCGCCTCATTTTCATCCAAGGAAACGCCGAACAACTCCCCTTCACCGACCAACAATTTGACACCGTTTTCAATACCATTAGTTTTTTACATTACCCCAATCCCAGTCGCGTTTTATCCGAAGTCAACCGTGTCTTGTCCCCTAGGGGAAAATACTACTTAGTTGATTTCACCCCCCTGGGACAAAATATGTCTCATGCTTTGGGAGTCTCTCCTGCCAATATTTACCTCTACTCCCGGCAAAGGCGCGAACAACTCGGGAGAGAAGCAAGACTCCAATGCCAGGGACATTACTCCCTTCTCGGTCCCGTCTGGCTGACTATTTTTACTAAAATATAG